The Streptomyces sp. RKND-216 genomic sequence GAACAGCGCCTCGGACGCGTACTCCGGACGCGGCGCCTTACCCGTCTTGTAGTCCACGATGCGCACCTCGCCGGTCGGCGCGATGTCCACCCGGTCGATGATGCCGCGCAGCCGCAGCCCCGACTCCAGCCGGGCCTCCACCCGCAGCTCCCGCTCCGCCGGCTCCAGCCGGGTCGGGTCCTCCAGCGAGAACCAGCGCTCCACCAGCCCCTCGGCCTCCGCCAGCCACCGCGCGAGCTCCGCCCCGTCCGCCGGGCCCGGCGCCCCGTCCTCGGCCGGCTCGGAGAACAACTGCGCCAGCTCCGGCCGCCGCACCAGCAGCCGCTCCCACTCCCGCGCCACCATCGCCCGTGCCCGCGGCGCACTGCGCTCCGCCGCCGGCACGTCGAACAGCCGCTCCAGCACCGCGTGCACCACCGTCCCCCTGGTGGCCGCGGCCGACGGCTTCTCCGGCAGCCGGTCGATCACCCGGAAGCGGTACAGCAACGGGCACTGCATGAAGTCGCTCGCCCGCGACGGCGACAACGAGTCGGGAGCGGTGACGGCTGCGTCTCTCATGGCTACCGACCCTACGACCCGCCACCGACAACACGGCGCTTACCATCGACTCCGGAAGCTCCCGCACTGCATGATCGAGTGACCGCGTCAGTGACGCGGGGTGCGAGAGCAGCGGCAGAGGGGAACCCGTGGCGGACACGGACAACGGCGAACCGCGCGACGACGGCACCGGCCGACCCACCCGGCCCGGGGATCCGTCCGCGCCGAAGCGGACGAACGCGCCGCTCACCCCAGGGGGCCCTGGCGGCCCCGGAAGCGGCGACCCCCGGCGGAACCGGGGCACCGGCGGCGGCATCCTCATGGGCCGCCCCTTCGGCGTGCCCGTCTACGTCGCCCCCAGCTGGTTCCTCGTCGCCGCCCTCATCACCTGGGTCTTCGGCGGCCAGCTCGACCGCGTGCTCCCGGAACTCGGCGGCGCCCGCTACCTGATCGCCCTGTTCTTCGCCGTCGCCTTCTACGCCTCCGTCCTCGTCCACGAACTCGCCCACACCGTCGCCGCCCTCCGTTTCAAACTCCCCGTGCGACGCATCCAGCTCCAGTTCTTCGGCGGCGTCTCCGAGATCGAGAAGGAGTCCGAGACCCCCGGCCGCGAGTTCGTCCTCGCCTTCGTCGGCCCCCTGCTCTCCCTCGTCCTCGCCGGCGTCTTCTACGCCGGCATGCAGGCCGTGGAACCCGGCACCGTACCCGGCGTCCTGCTCGCCGGGCTGATGATCTCCAACCTCATCGTCGCCGCGTTCAACCTGCTCCCCGGCCTGCCGCTGGACGGCGGCCGCATGCTCCGCGCCGTCATCTGGAAACTCAGCGGCAAAGCCATGACCGGCACCGTCGCCGCTGCCTGGACCGGGCGCGGCCTCGCCGTCGCCGTCCTCATCGGCTTCCCCCTCGCCACCCACGCCGGAGGCTTCACCGACGGCGGCGCCGGCGGCTTCGACACCGTCACCGACGCGCTGCTCGCCGCCATCCTCGCCGCCATCATCTGGACCGGGGCGGGCAACAGCCTCCGCATGGCCCGGCTGCGCGAACGCCTCCCCGACCTCCGCGCCCGCCGCCTGACCCGCCGCGCCGTACCGGTGGAGAACGACACCCCGCTCTCCGAAGCCCTGCGCCGCGCCAACGAGGCCGGAGCCCGCGCCCTCGTCGTCGTCGACGGGCACGGCGACCCCGTCTCCGTGGTACGCGAATCCGCCATCGTCGGCGTCCCCGAACACCGCCGGCCCTGGGTCGCCGTCAGCACCCTCGCCCAGGACCTCAAGGACGGCATGCGGGTCTCCGCCGAACTCGCGGGCGAAGAGCTCCTCGACCACCTGCGGGCCACCCCCGCCACCGAGTACCTCGTCGTCGAGGAGACGGGCGAGATCTACGGAGTGCTGTCCACCACCGACGTCGAGAAAGCCTTCGTCGCCGCCATGGCCAAGCCCTCTGCCTGACCCCGGGGGCAGGACCACCGCCCTCGCCCAGCCCGCCCACCGCCCCGTGCGCACCCGCCCACCGGCGCCCGATAGGCTGGGGCCATGTCCGAACCGACCGGTGCCGCCCGCCGTCGCGGGCCCTTCAAGGTCGGGGACCAGGTCCAGCTCACCGACCCCAAGGGACGCCACTACACGATCACGCTCGAGGCTGGGAAGAGCTTCCACACCCACAAGGGTGCCTTCCCCCACGACGAGCTGATCGGCGCTCCCGAGGGCAGTGTCGTCCGTACCACCGGAAACGTCGCGTACCTCGCGCTGCGCCCCCTGCTCCCCGACTACGTCCTGTCCATGCCGCGCGGCGCCGCCGTCGTCTACCCCAAGGACGCCGGCCAGGTGCTCGCGATGGCCGACATCTTCCCCGGCGCGCGCGTCGTCGAGGCCGGCGTCGGCTCGGGCTCCCTCAGCACCTTCCTGCTGCGCGCCGTCGGCGACCACGGCATGCTTCACTCCTACGAACGCCGCGCCGACTTCGCCGAGATCGCCGAACAGAACGTCGAACGCTACTTCGGCGCCCCCCACCCCGCCTGGACACTTACCGTCGGCGACCTCCAGGACAACCTCGCCGACGCCGACGTCGACCGCGTCATCCTCGACATGCTCGCCCCCTGGGAATGCCTGGACGCCGTCTCCAAGGCCCTGGTCCCCGGCGGCATCCTCTGCGCCTACGTGGCCACCACCACGCAGCTCGCCCGCACCGTCGAAACCATCCGGGAACACGGCA encodes the following:
- a CDS encoding RecB family exonuclease, with product MRDAAVTAPDSLSPSRASDFMQCPLLYRFRVIDRLPEKPSAAATRGTVVHAVLERLFDVPAAERSAPRARAMVAREWERLLVRRPELAQLFSEPAEDGAPGPADGAELARWLAEAEGLVERWFSLEDPTRLEPAERELRVEARLESGLRLRGIIDRVDIAPTGEVRIVDYKTGKAPRPEYASEALFQMKFYALVLWRLRGAVPRRLQLVYLGSGDVLTYDPAESDLRAVERKLLALWEAIRKATETGDWRPRPSRLCDWCDHQARCPEFGGTPPPYPVSVQPRLPEPRAEDVEGVEEREDVEEPGAVQEPGAAEGVAEPRF
- a CDS encoding site-2 protease family protein; the protein is MADTDNGEPRDDGTGRPTRPGDPSAPKRTNAPLTPGGPGGPGSGDPRRNRGTGGGILMGRPFGVPVYVAPSWFLVAALITWVFGGQLDRVLPELGGARYLIALFFAVAFYASVLVHELAHTVAALRFKLPVRRIQLQFFGGVSEIEKESETPGREFVLAFVGPLLSLVLAGVFYAGMQAVEPGTVPGVLLAGLMISNLIVAAFNLLPGLPLDGGRMLRAVIWKLSGKAMTGTVAAAWTGRGLAVAVLIGFPLATHAGGFTDGGAGGFDTVTDALLAAILAAIIWTGAGNSLRMARLRERLPDLRARRLTRRAVPVENDTPLSEALRRANEAGARALVVVDGHGDPVSVVRESAIVGVPEHRRPWVAVSTLAQDLKDGMRVSAELAGEELLDHLRATPATEYLVVEETGEIYGVLSTTDVEKAFVAAMAKPSA
- a CDS encoding tRNA (adenine-N1)-methyltransferase; this translates as MSEPTGAARRRGPFKVGDQVQLTDPKGRHYTITLEAGKSFHTHKGAFPHDELIGAPEGSVVRTTGNVAYLALRPLLPDYVLSMPRGAAVVYPKDAGQVLAMADIFPGARVVEAGVGSGSLSTFLLRAVGDHGMLHSYERRADFAEIAEQNVERYFGAPHPAWTLTVGDLQDNLADADVDRVILDMLAPWECLDAVSKALVPGGILCAYVATTTQLARTVETIREHGTFNEPQAWETMVRNWHVEGLAVRPDHRMIGHTGFLLTARRLADGVEPPLRRRRPAKGAYGADYSGPGSGSR